Below is a genomic region from Syngnathus typhle isolate RoL2023-S1 ecotype Sweden linkage group LG3, RoL_Styp_1.0, whole genome shotgun sequence.
tgagaacagaaaacagactatactatgaggcctcgcagagggacagcttccgacagttaaaggctaaagtgttctctgtctgcatgactggatgcatgtagaaccacaggcaagacccaggaacatactagaggaacatgaaagaggtgttgaggagaaggggtaaaattaaagagtgcttcctgacaattttccttgttggctactcacagatgaagcaggagaagtcatgtgtgtttgggagtttgtgttccatgatgcaggcctcccttgtacaagtcttcttgaaatgcgtggctctcgctgtgctacaacataatatgttaatcaattcatgttgaggagaagcggtaaaattaaaaagtggttcctgacaaatttcctctttgcctactcacagaagaatcaggagaagtcatgtgtgtttgggagtttgtgttccatgatgcaggcctcccttgtacaagtcttcttgaaatgcgtggctctcgctgtgctgcaacataatatgttaatcaattcatgttgaggagaagcggtaaaattaaagagcgcttcctgacaaattaccgtcttggctactcacagaagaagcaggagaagtcatgtgtgtttgggagtttgtgttccatgatgcaggcctcccttgtacaggtgttcttgaaactgttgccctctgtgacgacaagaaagcctgtaaagtagttctgtttggtctgttaggtgggttctcatcaaaaaaacattgagtttctacacttacattacaataaagtaatatgtcatggctacctctggcctcgattctgggatgagcttcttcttatcgtggctacaaggcagttagttacaggcttggctagatgtggttgagccacagctgaacacatttctgtcccttctcgttaaactctgctaaattcgatgctgtgcagggatgttccagcaggggcacatgaggaggtgttgcatggtctgtggttcagtgccacagtcacactcgctgttccgatcctccagatgtccccatttggcgagagtgacttttgcacgtccaacaccagatcttagtctatttaggcatttccacgttgcatacatagttggtgtctgctcctggggtcattgcctcgcttgctttaagctccattgtagtttctggtggaagattgtcaagtctttcttcccgccgagtgactctttcactgcctgtgttcggcgttctgaggggtgggacacttttcagaaaacttttcctggacttaaggcggcatttggctggtacatggccgaagagaggatgtctttggtcagtggactgtggatgagctgctttcgccacataaaatgaactgttaaaatacagaagagtgaaatagcagcatttagtgtcttttgaaagaaagataaaacatgtctaatgatgagaaacttacctcgtctgttttctgttgtcgcctcacgattatgacgtagaaaaaatataatacataaaaaaatgaagtaattaatgtgaaaaacaattcaaaaaaaaaagtttaaaaggcctttctataactaaaatcagaaataaaaacatgtaaaacgttaaaaagtctccccttaactcgtctaagatagtttaaaaaatgtaaaagtttcaaaagttaaaaatttggaaagtgaaacattttaagttaaaagtttaaaaagttaaaaatgttacaagagttaaaaatttagaaagtgagcattttaagttaaaagtttaaaaagttaaaaatgttacaagagttaaaaatttagaaagtgagcattttaagttaaaagtttaaaaagttaaaaatgttacaagttaaaaagttaaatcaacttgagttaagggaagactttttgaaagctaattaaaaagtctaaaaagtttaaaattttaaaaagttacatcaagttaagggaaggcttgtaGAAAATTTCTAAAGCcttggccttcccttaactgaacttgagtccacaacaacccccattccatctcaacatacaggcccatctcaacttaccaccacagacatgagttcagctacatcaactgtccttgtctttacatgtatgaccacctttactcatgatactttttaatgacagtttcatgtaaggctttactcacggtttgtttccatttatcACTCTTCCATGATTTGCCTGGgaccatttaaaaatgataaaagtgaatccaagttaaaaaggccactcctctccgtctccccttcactcactctgaagcatgtTTCTCGCGTCAAGCAAACCTTTGCCATCGATAAGTATTTTCCAATTcgatgttttctccatttgtaatgccagccaggcaacaggtttattgctagcatcatgcacaaacctcagtgtccaaaataggggtggatttcattgccaccaatttatattatcagtataaagctgcttttccagctatcgctatccacatgggttggtagttattttctatgtggaaattgtgaggctaatggcaacattacgtttaccattctgagccccagatcccatttcatctctagtcaacaaatcacccaccacatcccaccactaatattatacacttacgccattcgacgtctgtcctcgttgtttttccaactactgaaaaacatgatatagatttgacttacctttcactggtcaaaacacagaaaacaggattgtgatagctgttgtatgttcgcacggaacctgaataaagagcacagaggtcgagagaaagaaaaagaggtcaagtaatgagcacttccactctggatcccatctctcctcaagtcaacaaatcacccaccgcatcccaccactattattatacacttacgacaccgttgacgtttcgatttccatccttgttgttttagaaaatgctgatttagctgtgacttacctttcactggtcaaaacacagaaaacaggattgtgatagctgtagtacgtttgcaggacacctgaatgaagggcacactgaggtcgagagacaaaaatgaggtcaagcaatgtgtttttgtcagtggtagcagtggctatgagttgcgtgtagcctttcgagcggaacaaatcaagaatgggcttgaatgaggcagatagcatatcttcattaaaatctccacataccaagatctgatgatgctccattacttcaaggtaccgcaagagatttcccaagcttggcagaaaagtgcgcagactgttgcctggaggcctgtaaacggcagcaatcaacacattgaggggatcttcaagtttcaccacaacaaattcaatgtcggtcacaccctgaacgtatttcttttcgtgggccgcgatgtgacttttgacacaaatacctacgccgccaccacgttttgtcgccaagtcaggacagtttgtgtaagaatcacttcggttcctgcaaaacatcgtgtagccttccaagcaagcacgtccatcggccactgatccttggaggtgtgtctctgtgaagcacaaaacatcagcgaaaagcagttcgtgatgagacacgatatcttgcacgtgacaagacagcccttcggtgttatgatggacgacaaccaggtgatttgcccgatctaccgacggcatcacgtgaaggaggggcatgacgctctccaaagaatcctctgccatctcagcaagagcagcagtgatttgtggatttgcatgaagccttctctcatccatatgcagaatatgcagaccactgagcgaagtcactctactcagagctacgtaccccatgccgtgttcgaaaacacctttcagcgagactgcagcctgtgacgttgtcatgccttgtaccttgtggatcgtgcaggcaaaagcaagcttgatgggaaactgtcggcgcgtcactccagccttgttcagcttctcctccagtctgtcaatgtacacggggttagcagcacgcgctgtgttactcacatgatcgagttccaacccaagtttctggacacgggcttcatttggatagttcaccaatttgacaacttttgcaaacatcccgttgcacagacctgattgaacatcaacgttccgtgtgatcataacacgagcacccagggcaactttgatggagtccgggagctcattcttagcgccttgcacaggggaagcttgccttgccattctgccagttcctttgtctttcttgtagtcatccgcgtcaatctgcacaatgtccttatgaagcagttccagcatcgcagagttatggccatccacctgtttattggtggcaaaaacatgcagaatatgacttggacacatttctggggaagtgtacctcgtggcaaggagagctctgtccatttccgacagttcatctgacttttctttgacgcggagtcggttcagcagttcggcaaaggcgacatcgtctttctgcctcatgatggcggtgagcgtgatctttttgaagtcgtcacgccagtggtccagccgcgtaggatcgtacacgcacagaggtttggactgtctcacgggagggagctgaaagaaatctccaacagcaagaacagacatgccaccgaaaggtaaattaattcctttgatttgtttcaacctggcattcacgtaggcgaagaggtctttcgacaccatggaaatctcatcgatgatgagtatttcggcgatggacagctcggctcggacttcgtccagtttattgcccagcccgtggtacgggggtttgagacttctcggcagtttgagtagacaatgcaacgttgccccggaaatgttgaacgccgccgtgccagtgaaagctgcgagaacaaccgtttgcttggaaatgtcggcctcctcagccagtcgtggtagtctttgcagtattttggtagcgtcagcgtggatacacttgatgagatgagatttgccggtcccggcgccaccattgatgtggtagaagaactgctcaatgggctttgagctacacacacgttttatgcaccaatctctgaccttgtagaagacggacgcttgcttttggttcaggttacggtacatgtcgcgtaacaccgcgggatcgatggcagcaggctctgtcacgatggacatttgcgttgttttggacctgacgttatagtccgggacattttcctccacgttgtcgttcggttcatctctcgcgttcatttcctcaacgcattcgagtctttgcaactcactctcgggagccaggtggcaccattcgtttatgacgagcccactctcctccacctcttggatggcgttgtcaatgtctcgactgtatttctcatacctttctcggttccttctgacaatttggcacacgcgctccacagagtcgttatacggtaactgtacacaggcgttatcatgaaacaactgataggaaggacagcgttcagattttaattggcaatcagcacgatgaggcaggtacagcttgagcaagcagcagtaatattcctccggattcttttgttcagagtatttgcagtatttgatgacggcatgtttttctgttcttttctggacaaagcccatgtcgttcagcagaggcaaaacattcttacctttggcttgtttgccataaacaattctgcacattgatgcaaaatcagccaagcacatgacttcgaattcctctgtttgaggtctggatttgtatttttccggcaggccagtcatccacacttcatgagattcctgcgttttgccctcaaggagcgagagaggataactcattttcagcgcattgtcactcgtttgtacaaataccaccatgcgggaggactgtttcatatgcaagccgcacgcacgtgcgacgcattcctgagcactcacttctcttttcttggagtacgcttgcataatttgcttcatttcatcgctctcgttgacatttgcgcagcgggagttttcaatgaccgatttcaggtattggctcagaccgtgttcagccttgctgatgtagctgcagatgtatgcgatgcaagagtaggcattcaggatgtattggatgtccaggtttccatcccaggcaagaagcaaatggcggttgtagttgttgacccagcagtctttcggttctcgcttaagcacgacagaactcgacgaggccgtcatgcgcaaacagttcatgtactcgtcaccggtgagcttacatttagccagtagctgaggcaaagtcaggcatgccgtttcaggctcattcagcagatttagcacgggaacaagcttggcattcgacgccaagcgatcgtcattgcgttgatctcgattgtcgtcgtcgacgggcgcaggtctgacaatCATTGTTTCatggcacggttgtttggggaatccaaagcggcaatttgcaccttggtgtttgacgcacgatttggagtgacttttgctgtgcatctgaacctctgtgacctttttgtacaattccggttccttctgcgggtccggcagctcggccgagatgtagcgagacacaaaatgacagatggcttcatctgtggcttcctcaaatacaggggcacctcgaacccaaatgaggcaatgaatgtgaggacttcctctgtgttgaaactccagtcggtaaaagtagtcgacgacctcaccaatcggttgcgccggagagaggatcaaatctctgaacagagcttccacacgcttgtcgaacatgcgcatcgtcgtcacaggattgctgcgtaggatctcacacttggtagcccagtcaagttgggcgaaattcacgaCTTCACcctgttgcgctttgatggcggtgatgacctcttcccaacgcatttcggcagcagaaaatgtgcaaaagaacgtgggtgtgcccagctgtcggatcatagcaaaaagatctttggtggttctctcccaataggccggcgtacctctcagcggtg
It encodes:
- the LOC133152064 gene encoding ATP-dependent DNA helicase PIF1-like, translated to MVSKDLFAYVNARLKQIKGINLPFGGMSVLAVGDFFQLPPVRQSKPLCVYDPTRLDHWRDDFKKITLTAIMRQKDDVAFAELLNRLRVKEKSDELSEMDRALLATRWMAITLRCWNCFIRTLCRLTRMTTRKTKELAEWQGLCNGMFAKVVKLVNYPNEARVQKLGLELDHVSNTARAANPVYIDRLEEKLNKAGVTRRQFPIKLAFACTIHKVQGMTTSQAAVSLKGVFEHGMGYVALSRVTSLSGLHILHMDERRLHANPQITAALAEMAEDSLESVMPLLHVMPSVDRANHLVVVHHNTEGLSCHVQDIVSHHELLFADVLCFTETHLQGSVADGRACLEGYTMFCRNRSDSYTNCPDLATKRGGGVGICVKSHIAAHEKKYVQGVTDIEFVVVKLEDPLNVLIAAVYRPPGNSLRTFLPSLGNLLRYLEVMEHHQILVCGDFNEDMLSASFKPILDLFRSKGYTQLIATATTDKNTLLDLIFVSRPQCALHSGVLQTYYSYHNPVFCVLTSER